GTACCTGTGTCCTTTCAGAAACCACACCTTTGTTATCCTGCATCTCATCTTGCAAGGGATGGTTTATACTGAATACACCTGGGAAATATTTGGCCTCTGTCAAGAGCTGGAGTTCTCCTTGAATTACCTTTTTCTGCCTTATCTGCTGCTGATTGTAAATCTGGTTTTTTTTGCCCTAAGTTGTGAAACAAACCCTGGTAAGTTGAGGCTCTTAGTATAGAAAATGGTGACAGATCAACTGTCTGTCTCACTGACAGTGCTACAAACGAGTAGTGATCCCTCCAAGGGCTTTGGAAAACATTTGATATGTAGGGTTTGCATGATCtttcagttttaaatgttttctagttttattttttcttctttgtcccaCAGATTATTTAGAACTATTTAAACATTATCACTTAATTGTGTTATATACAGAGCTTGCAGTCTATATGatactgtttcttttaaagttgttACTGATATTTGCATTATGCCCAGGCATGTGGTCAGTTTCTGTAAATGATCCATGTGTTCTTGAAAAGAgtattatattttctagttcttgggCACAGGCAACCATGTAAGTCCATTAGATCAAGATGTTATGTTCAGATTTTTTATATTCATactaatatttttgtttgattaCTGAGAGAGGTATGTGATCTCATTCTGATGGTAGATTTGACAGATTTTTCCTTAACATATTTTGAAgctattatatgtgtgtgtgtgtacaatagTTATATATACTCATATTAGATGTATTCAAGTTTAGAATTAGTATTATCTCTTGAATCTTTTTTCAAAATACAATGAGCCTCTTTGTTACTAGTAATACTCTTTGCTCTCAAGTCTCCTTTGTCTgatactaatatttattattacattgttTTTAGATATATACTTGcttggtattttttttcccatccacttattttaataaattacatttatttatttatttattttaaatttttggctgcgttgggtcttcgttgctgcgcgcgggctttctctaggtgcggtgagcgggggctactcttcattgcggtgcacgggcttctcattgcagtggcttctcttgttgcagagcacgggctctagctgcgcaggctcagtagttgtgatgcacgggcttagttactccgcagcatgtgggatcttcccccaccagggctcgaacctgtgtctcctgcattagcaggtggattcttaaccactgcaccaccagggaagtccccatccacttattttaatcttttctatCCTTGAAGGACCAAATGTCCATGAAttaatgaacagataaataaaatgcgATATACCTATTCGATGGAATGTTATTCAACCATAAGGAGGAATGAAGTACTTATACATCCTATAACGTGGGTGAgccttggaaacattatgctcaatgaaagaagccagatacaaaagaccacatattgtatgattccatttatatgaagtatccaaaaaaggcaaatccatagagacagagaatcGATTAGCAGTTGCCAGGGGTTGTGAGATTAGAGAGAAGTGGAGAATGACTGCTGAAAGGATTTcgttttggggtgatgaaagtgttctcaagttgattgtggtggtggtggtacaaCTCTGTGACTATAAAAACCActgaatgggggcttccctgtgggcgcagtggttaagagcccgcctgccagtgcaggggacacgggtttgagccgtggtccgggaagactccacatgccgcagagcaactaagcccgtgcgccacaactactgagcccgcgtgccacaactactgagcccacgtgccacaactactgagactgcatgccacaactactgagcccgcatgccacaactactgagcccgcgtgccacaactactgagcctgggcaccacaactactgagcccgtgtgccacaactactgagcccgcgtgccacaactaccgagcccacgtgccacaactactgagaccgcatgccacaactactgagcccacatgccacaactactgagcccgcacaccacaactactgagccctgcgccacaacaactgagcccacatgccacaactactgagcccgcacaccacaactactgagccctgcgccacaacaactgagcccgcatgccacaactactgagcccgtgtgccacaactactgagcctatgcaccacaactactgaagcccacgcacctagagcctgtgctccacgataagagaagccaccacaatgagaaacccgcgcaccttaacgaagagtagaccccgctcgccacaactggagaaagcccgcgagcagcaatgaagacccaatgcagccaaaaataaataataaataacttaattaattaaaaataaaaaccattggatggtacactttaaatgggtgaattgggtttatgaactatatctcaaagctgttaatttaaaaaataaattatttggaatattAAATACAGCAGTTTTAGTTGTGCTTTGCCAGGACAGATTGTGTGAACATCCGGTCCACTGTATTGCTCGAAACTGACACTTGTCCTTCCTTTTTTCAGGTACCATAACAAAAGCAAATGAATTACTGTTTCTTCAAGTTTATGAATTTGATGAAGGGATGTTCCCAAAGAACATGAGGTGTTCTACTTGTGATTTAAGGAAACCAGCGCGATCCAAGCACTGCAGTAAGTCTGGTTCTGGCCCCTCCAGCTCTGCCCTCGCACAACGGACAAGTGGGCTTCGTCTGTAAGGGAATGTTACATAAATCTAGAAGCAGGGCCATTTGACCTCCAGACATGAGGCGGCCTCTGCTGGTAGGGGATAGTTAGATAGTGGTTTCTTTGAGATGCCTAGAGGTGAGGTCTTATGTTCTCCTGTAGTGGGTAACCTTCAGCTCTGGGCAAAACAGCCCTTCCTTTGCCACGTGGCAGTGCTTGCTGCTCAAGAGATGTTTCTGTAAGATGTTGTGTTTGCAGACTTCAGTCCTGGCAGAAGCTACTCTTCTGGGCAGTGGCCAAGATTCTAGATTAGTGCTGTCCAacaaaaatataatgtgagccacccatgtgatttaaaattttctagtagccatgttgcaaaagtaaaaagaaatgggaaaaatttattttaattatatgtccCTTAAGATATCTAAAATaccattttaacatgtaatcagtataaaaatatcattcgtggatttttctttttttttaaacttttgggtttattatttatttatttatttttatttatgactgtgttggtcttcgtctctgtgcgagggctttctctagttgcggcaagtggggaccactcttcatcgcggtgcgtgggcctctcactgtcgcggcctctcttgttgcggagcacaggctccagatgtgcaggctcagtaattgtggctcacgggcccagttgctccgcggtatgtggggtcttcccagaccagggctcgaacccgtgtcccctgcattggcaggcggattctcaaccactgcgccaccagggaagccccctcgtggatttttttatattctcttttcatACTAATTCCTTGCAATTCcgtgttttttacatttacagTACATCTCAATCAATAGAcactaaatttttattggaaattcttgatctgtatttagatttcataaaatttatagtTGGAAGAGCTGATTCACATACCGAAGCTATTCTAGATATTCTTAAAAGTTTTTCAATGACTGAATCAGTACCAAAACATCatttttcttgggacttccctggtggcacagtggttaagaatccacctgccaatgcaggggatacgggttcgagccctggtccagaaagatcccacacgccatagaccagctaaacccatgcgccacaactactgagcctgcgctctagagcctgtgagccacagctactgagcccacgtgccacaactactgaagcccacacgcctagagcctgtgctctgcaacaagagaagccatagccatgaggagcccgcgcaccgcaatgaagagtagcccccacttaccgctgctagagaaagcccgtgcgcagcaatgaagacccaacgcaaccaaaataaataaataaataaacaaataaataaataaaccagcatttttctttaatatccaTATCTATATTGACATAATGGTTCGTCTTTATCAGAAGAATTGATTTGACTTTAAAGCAAAAGCgtcagttttaaaattatgtccAAGTTAAGTAAGTTCACTAATTATTTTGTCATCTCAGCATTATTCACATTTATCTCAAAGGAGCAATGCATAATTGAAAAACAACTGTGCATTTATCAATACCAACAAAGTATTCTTTCAAGTTTCTCTTGTAGCcacgtttcaagtgctcagtactCACATGTGGCTACTGTATTGTCCCCTTCGGTTCTGAAAGCTTGGTGACAGAGGCTGCCATTGACACGGCCAGCTCATACTGCTCGTGTCAGCGTGTGAAACTCTCAGTAGGTGTGCATGGTGTCATTATCAAGGATCAACGCAGGGTTGTGGCTCCCCCATTTCTGTGCAGGTGTGTGTAACCGGTGTGTGCACCGCTTTGACCATCACTGTGTGTGGGTGAACAACTGCATCGGGGCCTGGAACATCAGGTACTTCCTCTTCTACCTCTTGACGTTGACGGCCTCGGCTGCCACCATGGCTGTGGTGAGCACCGTGTTTCTGGTCCAGCTGGTGATGGTGTCGGACTTGTACCTGGAGACTTATGTCGATGACTTGGGACACTTGCAGGTGGTTGACACTGTCTTTGTTATTCAGGTAATTAATATTCAGGTAATTATGttgtgggctgtatgtttctgaCTTCAGGTTTCAAAACTGGAAAAAGGGCATTTGTTTTCTGAGTCAAAACGTGAAggcattcctttttaaaaaattgatatataattttaaaaaatcgatatataattcacacaccataaaattcacccttttaaagcatacagttcagtggttttaatatattcacagaaccacgtaaccatcaccacagtctaatttcagaacatctcACCATCCACAAAAGAAACTCTTatctattagcagtcactccccattcccttttccccagaCCCAGGCAGCCACAagtttactttctgtctttatgcgTTTGCCTTTTCTGgtcatttcacataaatggaatcatacaatatgcagcCTTTTgagctggtgtctttcacttagcatagtatgtTCAAagctcattcatgttgtagcatgaatcagtgcttcattcctttttatggctaaataacatTCCGTTGTAATCATTTGAGGAACCACCAGACTGATTTCCAAAACATTTGcatcatttacattcccaccagcaatctatgaaggttctaatttctccacattcttaacaatacttgttattatcttttttttttttattatagccatgtagtgggtatgaagtgataccttactgtggtttgatttgcatttaccctaatgactaatgatattgagcatcttttcatgtgcttattggccattagtatatcttctttggagaagaaaGTTTAAGGAAGAAGCAGCTCgtttttatttgggttgttttttattcttatgttgcaagagttcttttttatattctggacACTtgacccttatcagatacatgatgtgcaaatattttctcccattctgttggttgtcttttcacttttttgatagttttctttgaagcacagaagttttaaattttgatgttcaatttatttttttctttcgttGCTTTTGCTGTAGTGTCGTAGCTAAGAAATCATTGCTtaatccaagatcatgaagatttacacttaaatattctttaaagtattttataattttaggtcttacatttaggtctttgatcattttgagttaatttttgtacattgtGTTTGGTAAggttccaactttattctttagtttgtggatatccagttgttccagcatcatttattgaaaagactattattCTTTGCCCATTAATTTACCGTAATGTAAAAGTCAAAGCCattctttaaaaacttatttgATTGCTAAaagatttctatttcatttatgggAAATGGCTTATGAGCAGTCTTTTTTTAGGTAACTGCCTAATTCTCCttgagtgttttttttccttttgtttcaaagaaaataaaatgagcaagTGGGATGTATTAAgtgaatgcaaggttggttcaatatTGGGAAATTGATTAGTATCTTATACAGCATTATTAAGTATTAGGAACAATGATATGATTATTTCTCTAGATGCTGAAAAGCCTGTcaaaaaattcaatacccattatAATAAAAGCACTTAGAAAATAGGAATTGAAGGATATTGTCTTAATATGAGAAAATATGCACATAGTCCTAAAGCCTGCATCTTTTTtaactcttattttaaaataatgattgatTTACAGGAGGTTATAGGAATCATGTGCACCCCTAAGCTCTTCTCCCCATGCCAGAATCCCTATGCAATCACAGCACAAAAGCAAGAAATTGACATGGGCACAGTCCACAGTGCCAGTTATATATGTGTTCGTTTGTGTTATGTGTGTAGCTCTGTGCAGTTTGTCACATGTGTAGCTTTGAATAATTGCCACCACAACCAAGGTGCTCTTCTGTCCATCACCACAGACTCCCTGTGTTATCCCTGATACCCACATCCTCCTCCCCACATCCCTAATGCCCAGCCACCACTCATCTGTTTTCTATCTCTGTtattatgttatttattgttACATACATGGAATCCTACAGTAGcattttgtgtttggtttttttcactcagcacagtTTCCTTGAGATTCATCCTAGTGGTTGCAtatatcagtaattcattccttctTACTGCCGTATAGTTTTCCATGGTGAGAATGGATCACAGTTTGTTTAATCAGTTACCCTTTGAATGACGTTTGGGTGATTTCCAGTGTTTGGCTATCACTAAtgaggctgctatgaacattggtttAGAAGCTGCTGTGTGAAAAGAAGTCTTCAGTGTGAttgttgggttgtatggtaagtCCATTTTAGGTTTTGAAAAGGAGTACCACATTGTTTTGCAGAGTGCTTGTACCTTTCTACATTCTCCCCACCAGGGATGTGGGAGTAAGTggtttctctgcatctttgccaGGTTTATCATTATCACTGATTTTCACTTCAGCTGTTCTGATAGGTATGTCATGATACCTCCTTGTTGTTTTAACCTTGAATAGTTTTTATTCTCAAGTTTTTTCCAATTATGTAAATTTGTAATCATactgaaaagttaaaagaataacAGAGTGACTACCCATATACCTTCCACCTAGATTttaaaattgttaacattttaatctgtttcctttctatacgtgtgtatatatttttctgtattattagAAATAAGTTGGAGACGATGTTGCTTCACCCCTAAATACCTGAGCATGCATTTTTTCAGAATGTCAACGTTCTCATACGTATCTACAATTCTATTATCCCATGtaagaaaagtaataataaatctaTATACTCTCTAGCCCATATTCAGATCCTCCCCATTGTTTCAAATATATCTTCCATTTTATAGTTATGCATTACATTTGAATATTATGtccttttattctaaaataatgcccctgcttttttttcattaaattgacATTTAGCAGTctagttatcttttaaaatgtcccatgttctagatttttcttttcctaattgtcatctaatttttctctctttctttatattAGTGTAAACTGGAAGTTAGTTCTAGAGCCTTGATTAGAttcaagttaaatatttttggcaAAAATGCTTCCTAGGTAGGGATGTGTATTTCATAGTGCATCCCATCAGGTGACATAGGAGCAGTGAAGCCCGGGTTGATTCATTGGTTTAAGGAGGTGACCACCAGTTCCCTCCACTCGTGAAGTGCATTTTCCCCTTTGCAATGGGTAATCTTGTGTATGtggttttgcttttgtatttAGGACTTTCTTTAGGATAGATTCCCAAGAACATAAATACTGGGTCAAAGATTGACAACAATTATAAGTCTTTCGATATATGTTgtcaaattgctttttaaaacctGTGGTTAGAGCAGTGTGTAAGTGTTCCTTTCACTGCATCAGAGCAGGCATTGATGATGCCTGGGATGGGAAGTGCTTCTAGTTTGACAGAATATGGTTTACCCTTTTTTACAAATTacatttctttcattacttttgattACTTTCCTTGTCTGtcagtcatttgtatatcttttttggtgaattctGCCCTTTAATTGTTTACCTATTTGATATGAGAATAACTTTTGATTTGAGGTCTTTGGATAATAATGGTAGTTCATTcttgttgtatttgttttctgtttgtgtgtctcattttttgttgtttaaaaagcTTTAGACATTCTTCCTCATCGAAtctgtctcttttctttgtaACTTCAGTTAGCAAGTCTCGCCCATCGGGAGTTTTGATGGAGTTTTGATAAGTATCTACTTCTTTTCTGCTAACTTTCAAAAATATTGAACTGTTTCAGAATTCTTTGTCTATCATAAAAACGAACTTATAAAAATTCAAGTAGTCCAGAACTtttaggggtggggggaggtgggggaaataagGGAAGGTAGTTATTCCAGTtgaaagatgaataagtcctgggaatgtcatgtacagcatggtgactgtaattaacaatactgtattgtacatttgaaagttgccaGGAGAGTAGCTCATAAAGGTTCTCAACACACGCACACAAATGGTAACTGTGAGGTGACAGATGTGTTAACTA
This DNA window, taken from Balaenoptera ricei isolate mBalRic1 chromosome 15, mBalRic1.hap2, whole genome shotgun sequence, encodes the following:
- the ZDHHC4 gene encoding palmitoyltransferase ZDHHC4 isoform X4, with translation MLRFLHYLFHTRNHTFVILHLILQGMVYTEYTWEIFGLCQELEFSLNYLFLPYLLLIVNLVFFALSCETNPGTITKANELLFLQVYEFDEGMFPKNMRCSTCDLRKPARSKHCSVCNRCVHRFDHHCVWVNNCIGAWNIRYFLFYLLTLTASAATMAVVSTVFLVQLVMVSDLYLETYVDDLGHLQVVDTVFVIQYLFLTFPRIVFLLGFVVVLSFLLGSYLCFCLYLAATNQTTNEWYRGARAWCQHCPHVAWTPSAEPQVYRNIHSRGLWSNLREIFLPAVAHYERKKK
- the ZDHHC4 gene encoding palmitoyltransferase ZDHHC4 isoform X2, producing MLLPRAIPRMDFLVLFLFYLAFMLIGVVTICICSKTHCLKGLVRRGAQIFSYIIPECLRRAMLRFLHYLFHTRNHTFVILHLILQGMVYTEYTWEIFGLCQELEFSLNYLFLPYLLLIVNLVFFALSCETNPGTITKANELLFLQVYEFDEGMFPKNMRCSTCDLRKPARSKHCSVCNRCVHRFDHHCVWVNNCIGAWNIRYFLFYLLTLTASAATMAVVSTVFLVQLVMVSDLYLETYVDDLGHLQVVDTVFVIQYLFLTFPRIVFLLGFVVVLSFLLGSYLCFCLYLAATNQTTNEWYRGARAWCQHCPHVAWTPSAEPQVYRNIHSRGLWSNLREIFLPAVAHYERKKK
- the ZDHHC4 gene encoding palmitoyltransferase ZDHHC4 isoform X1 — protein: MFGGGMPELPAENYLNKRNIPRMDFLVLFLFYLAFMLIGVVTICICSKTHCLKGLVRRGAQIFSYIIPECLRRAMLRFLHYLFHTRNHTFVILHLILQGMVYTEYTWEIFGLCQELEFSLNYLFLPYLLLIVNLVFFALSCETNPGTITKANELLFLQVYEFDEGMFPKNMRCSTCDLRKPARSKHCSVCNRCVHRFDHHCVWVNNCIGAWNIRYFLFYLLTLTASAATMAVVSTVFLVQLVMVSDLYLETYVDDLGHLQVVDTVFVIQYLFLTFPRIVFLLGFVVVLSFLLGSYLCFCLYLAATNQTTNEWYRGARAWCQHCPHVAWTPSAEPQVYRNIHSRGLWSNLREIFLPAVAHYERKKK
- the ZDHHC4 gene encoding palmitoyltransferase ZDHHC4 isoform X3; protein product: MDFLVLFLFYLAFMLIGVVTICICSKTHCLKGLVRRGAQIFSYIIPECLRRAMLRFLHYLFHTRNHTFVILHLILQGMVYTEYTWEIFGLCQELEFSLNYLFLPYLLLIVNLVFFALSCETNPGTITKANELLFLQVYEFDEGMFPKNMRCSTCDLRKPARSKHCSVCNRCVHRFDHHCVWVNNCIGAWNIRYFLFYLLTLTASAATMAVVSTVFLVQLVMVSDLYLETYVDDLGHLQVVDTVFVIQYLFLTFPRIVFLLGFVVVLSFLLGSYLCFCLYLAATNQTTNEWYRGARAWCQHCPHVAWTPSAEPQVYRNIHSRGLWSNLREIFLPAVAHYERKKK